A stretch of DNA from Nitrospira sp.:
CGAGTCGCCAGCCCAGCAACTCCGGTTTCAGTTCAACCGCCCGTTTATAGACTTCCAGCGATTCCTCCAAGCGGTCTACCTTACGGAGCTCCTGCGCCAGTCGCCAGTGGGTCAAGGGGTTCGTTGCATCGAGCTTCGCGATGGTACGCAGCTCCGTAATGGCTTCTTCCTCCTGGCCCCATCGAACCAACACAGCCCATTTTGCCCAGCGTACGTCGAGTACGGCAGGATCTGTAGCAAGGACTCGGTCATAGGCTTGAACAGCTTCTTTCAGCTCACGAAAGGTCGAAAGAATATCACCTCGTAATTTATGAAGGACAAGCGCTTGTGGATCGTCCTGAATCCCTTGCTCGACTAGTTCGAGTGCAGACGTGACCGCCCCACTCTCCCAGGCCGCTCTGGCCTGCTCGACTACCTGTTCAACCGTCACCCTTTGCTCAGCATCGGCGAGAGCACAGGGAACAGCCACCACAATAAGCGCCAGCACTACTATCACACGAACGATTTCGACGTAGAGATGTTGTGTACCCACAAAGCCTTGCCTAGCAAATGCCACAGTCATTTTCAGGCTGTAAACTGCTCCGCCTTTGAAACCCACTATACCAAGAAGCAAAACAAATATATCCGACATGGCTTCAGCAATACCGGTTCCCATGGATCGCCCGGTTGTTTCATTCCCTTCCTTGACCTCCTTTCATGATCTCGCTAGTCTAGCTTGAGTCGAATCCTCGAAGACAATTCCACGGGAGAAAAAATGTGATCTTCGTGACGGGCGGTGCCGGATATATTGGGTCTCATACCTGTGTCGAGCTGCTCCGGGCGGGATACGACTTGACCGTCTTCGATAATTTCTCTAACAGCCACCCCGAATCACTCGAGCGGATACAACGAATCGCAGGGAAACAGCTCCGCTTCATCCATGGGGACATCCGCGACCGGGCGGCGCTGGTGACGGCGCTGCGCGATAGCGGCGCACAAGCGGTGATTCATTTTGCCGGTCTCAAGGCCGTCGGCGAGTCGGTTCAGCAGCCGTTATCCTACTACGACAATAATGTCGTCGGGTCTCTACGCCTGTTGGAAACCATGGGCCTCTGCGGAGTCAAGACACTGGTGTTCAGTTCCTCCGCCACGGTCTACGGTGCCCCCCAGCGGCTGCCGCTGACGGAAGATCATCCTCTCTCGACAACCAATCCCTACGGGCAAACGAAACTGACGGTGGAGCACATCCTGCGTGATGTACAGCACAGCGATGCGTCGTGGCGCATCGGGATTCTCCGGTACTTCAATCCAGTCGGTGCGCATGCCAGCGGATTGATCGGTGAAGATCCACAGGGTACGCCAAACAACTTGATGCCTTTTGTGGCGCAAGTGGCGGTCGGTCGCCGCCCGCACCTGAACGTGTTCGGGAATGACTACCCCACATCGGACGGGACCGGCGTGCGCGACTACATCCACGTCGTGGATCTCGCTATCGGCCACCTCAAGGCACTGGAGACGCTTGAGCGCGCGAAGCACCAGACGGAATGCCTTACGGTCAATCTCGGAACCGGAACCGGGTACAGCGTACTGGAGATTGTCCGGGCATTCGAGCAAACCTGCGGCAAGCCGGTGATGTACAAGATCGCGCCTCGGCGACCCGGGGACGTTGCAGCCTGTTACGCCGACCCCAGCAAGGCGATTGCCCTGCTTGGCTGGCAAGCGAAACGGAGCCTCGCTGACATGTGCGCCGATACATGGAAGTGGCAGAGCCTGAATCCGCACGGATACAATCCTCCCCGTTAGACCGTGCCGCTGTGCCTCGCATCCCGTACAGTCGCCGTGCCGAGCCCGGGCACCGTGCTACACTGCTTTCTCGATGTTCGATATCATCCTCTATCAACCTGAAATTCCGCCGAACACCGGCAATATCATCCGCCTCTGCGCTAATACCGGAGCAAGGCTGCACCTCGTAAAGCCTTTGGGGTTTTCCCTCGAAGACAAACAGTTGCTGCGGGCCGGGTTGGACTACCACGAGTTCGCGACCCTCAGCGTCTATGAAAATTGGGGCGAGTGTGCTGAGCAGTTCAATAATCGTCGCGTGTTTGCCGTCTCGACGAGGAATACTCAGCGGTACGATCGCATCATCTATGCATCAGACGATGCGTTTCTGTTCGGCCCGGAAACTCGTGGACTGCCGATGGATCTACTGGAGTCATTTGAGCAGGAGCGTCGCATACGTCTCCCCATGCGCCCAGAGAGTCGCAGCCTCAACCTCTCGAACGCGGTCGCGGTTGTTGTCTACGAGGCCTGGCGGCAGATAGGCTTTGAGAACGGCCAATGACGTTCAGTCTTTGAGCACAAGATGGCTTCAGCCTTCTCTCACGCGTTCGTGGCGCTCACACTCGGCAAGATCACATCGCATCGTGCCATTACATGGCCTGTTCTCCTGACCGGTGCCGTCTGTTCCATGGTACCGGATCTCGATGTGATCGGCTTTGCCTTCGGGATTCAGTACGGTGACCTCTGGGGCCACCGAGGCATGACCCATTCGTTCTTCTTTGCCGGACTGCTCAGTGCAGCTCTCGTGGCAGGGTTCTATAGAAACCGAGCAAGGGCAGCACAGCTGAGAATCTTTGTGTATCTCTTTCTCTGCACAGCATCACATGGTGTTCTCGACGCGCTGACGAATGGAGGACTCGGCGTGGCGTTCTTTTCTCCGTTCGACACGAGCCGATATTTCTTCCCGGTGCGACCGGTCGCCGTATCACCAATCGGTATCGAAAACTTCTTCAATGGAAGCGCTGTTCAGATCCTCGCCAGTGAGGTCATATGGATTTGGCTCCCGACCATCTCGGTGTTCCTCATTTTTCAAGGGATTCAGCGTCTAAGGATCGACCGGTCTTGAAGGAACAATCACAGGATCTGCCAAATTGAACAACAAATGAAGGTCGGGCTGTGACGGCAAACCGTTCGGTAGAGCCAGAAAGTACGCTATCCACACACCTCCAACCATGGGGCACTACTGGTTTATGTTTGCGGCACCTTAAAAACCTGCCGATGCCGCGGATGCACGAACACAATTTCACCTTCACGAAGATCAAGCTCGCGATATCGTTCTTTGGTTAACTCGACTTCGATGGTCTCCTCCGAATCTTGAACCTTCAATTCAACACGAACTCGAGACCCAGCAGTAAGAACATACCGCACAGTCGCTTCAAACTGATCATCATTCGTACGAGATCGGTTGAGTTCTAAGTCATGAGGACGAACGAACGTCACTTCGTGCTCCGCAACCGTACTCGTCAACTCGACTGATGTTCCTTCAGACCCTTCCGGTACGGTTTGTTCCTCAAAAATACGTCCATGGAACATGTTGACATCCCCTAGGAAGCGATAAACAAAAGGATTGGCTGGTTTTTCATAGACTTCGTCGGGCGTGCCGATCTGTTCGACATTCCCCTGATGCATCACCACCACACGATCGGCGACTTCTAGCGCCTCCTCCTGGTCATGGGTAACAAAAATGCCGGTAATGTGCAGCTCGTCATGAAGCCGACGTAACCAGCGCTGGAGTTCCTTCCGAACCTTGGCATCCAACGCTCCGAACGGCTCATCCAACAGCAACAGCTTTGGTTCCACGGCCAACGCGCGGGCCAAGGCGACACGCTGTCGCTGACCTCCCGACAATTGGCTGGGATACCGATCGGCCATGGCCTGCAACTGCACGAGTGTCAGCAGTTCACGAACCTTTTCCTGTATGCGAGCGGCAGAAGGTCGTTGAGCTCGGGGCCTCACCGTGAGCCCAAATGCCACATTGTCCGCCACGGTCATGTGCCGGAACAACGCATAGTGTTGAAAGACAAACCCGACCTGGCGCTCCGTGATCCGATGATCCGTCACCTCCCTGCCGTGCAGAACAATGCGCCCCTGATCAGGTCTTTCCAGTCCGGCAAGAATTCTCAATAAGGTCGTTTTGCCGCAACCGGAAGGACCCAGTAGCGCGATTAATTCCCCCGACTGCACATGCAGGTTGACGTCGTTCAGCACCGTAAAAGTTCCGAACTTCTTCGTGACATGGTCGACTTGAATGCTCATGATGAACTCCTGCAGGTAGATAGCCTCTCACCTGTCATGACAGTCCACTCTTTCGTTGATTGTGAGAGACGGTTTTTCGTTCAATCACTGTTTTCGCGATCAGGGTGACGAGCGCCAACAGGGTCAAGAGGGATGCGACCGAGAACGCCGCAACCGCGTTGTACTCGTTGTACAGAATTTCGATATGCAGGGGCATCGTATTCGTCAATCCACGAATATGGCCGGAGACGACCGAGACCGCACCGAACTCTCCCATCGCGCGCGCATTGCATAGGATGAGCCCATAGAGCAGGCTCCATTTGATGTTCGGCAATGTGACACGGGTGAACATCTGCCACCCGGGAGCCCCCAGGGTGAGCGCCGCTTCCTCTTCCTCTCGCCCCTGTGCCTGCATCAGTGGGATGAGCTCACGCGCGACAAACGGCACGGTGACAAAGATCGTCGCAAGGACGATTCCGGGCAATGCAAAAATGATCTTGATCTCATGCTCGGCCAGCCACGGGCCCAGCCACCCTTGCGCGCCGAAGAGCAACACGTAGATTAAGCCCGAGATGACCGGCGAGACGGCCAATGGCATATCGATCAGGGAAATCAGAATTTGTTTGCCGACGAAATCGAACTTTGCGATGGCCCAGGCTGCGGCGACCCCGAACACGGCATTCAGCGGTACGGCGATACCAGCCACTAGAAGCGTCAAACGGATAGCGGCCAGCGCATCATCATTTGCGAAAGAGTCGAAATACCCAGCCAGTCCATGCTTCAATGCTTCAGCAAAAATCGCCGTCAAGGGAATGAGGAGAAAAAGTGTGAGGTGCAAGGTTGCTGCGCCGATCAACAGTCGGCGGACAGACGAACTCTCCGTCGTGATCGAGTCTTTCCACTGCAGGCTCTTGTCGGCGGTGTTGCTGAGGGAACTCATTTCATCCTCTCTCTCTATTGATTCATGTAGCGAGCGCTGCTCCACCATTGAAGCAGATTGATCGCCAAGGCCAGGACAAACGAGACCACCAGCATGACCACGCCCAGGGCAGTGGCCCCGGTATAGTCATACTGTTCTAATTTGGTCATGATCAGGAGCGGAGTGATCTCCGATTTCATCGGCATATTGCCTGCGATGAAGATAACGGACCCATATTCTCCGACGGCACGGGCGAAGGCCATGGCCATTCCCGTGAGGAGCGCCGGCCACAGTTCCGGCACGATGACCGCTCGAAACGTTTGCCATCGATTGGCTCCAAGCGTGGTGGCCGCCTCTTCAACTTCTTTATCCAAATCCTGCAGTACCGGCTGTACGGTGCGAACCACGAAGGGCAACCCGATGAACGTCAGTGCGACCAAGACACCCAGCGGAGTGAACGCCACTTTGATGCCGAAGAGATCGAGATAGCGTCCGAGCCAACCATTCGAGGCATAGATGGCGGCCAGCGTAATGCCGGCGACCGCCGTCGGCAGGGCAAATGGCAAGTCCACAAGGGCATCAATGAGGGCCCGCCCAGGAAAGCGGTACCGGACCAGCACCCAGGCAATAATCGACCCGAACAGGCCGTTGATAAGCGCTCCCACCAGCGAAGCACCGAATGTCAGTTGGTAGGAGGCTATCGCTCGAGCGGTTGTGATGGTCTCCCAAAACTGGCCCCACGACAAGGCACTCGTCTTGACAAAGAGTCCGCTGAGCGGAATCAGTACGATGACACTGAGGTAGAAAATCGAAAATCCCAGTGTAAGGCCAAATCCGGGAAGCACGCTGGGCTGTTTCAAGATAAGATTCATGAGATTCATATCCTTCATGAAGCAGTGGATGACTTCCGCACATATCCGATAAAACCGACTTCATCGTCACTCTTTTCTTCATCAAACGGTCAGCGATGGTTGGCGCATATCATTCTTTCTTGATCTCTGATGATGGTCCCACGATCAATGAGGCAATCCTCACTCAAATGCCGCTCTTCCTGTACCATGCAATGCAAGGCAGCCCGCGCGAGCAAGCGCGTTGAATCAAGCAATGGAACAGCTGTCTGATAGTCGGACAGCAGCAGCGGCAGTTCCGTGCATCCAAGGATCACCGCCTCTGCCCCCTTGAGCCCCATGTCCGCAATAACCCGCTGAACAAAGAGCGCTGACTCGACCGTAGACGCGCTTACGATCAATTCGTTTCGAATAATATGGTGAAGTTGAGATCGATCATCCAGGTCAGGAACAATGACTTCAATGTTTGCTCGG
This window harbors:
- the galE gene encoding UDP-glucose 4-epimerase GalE, with the translated sequence MIFVTGGAGYIGSHTCVELLRAGYDLTVFDNFSNSHPESLERIQRIAGKQLRFIHGDIRDRAALVTALRDSGAQAVIHFAGLKAVGESVQQPLSYYDNNVVGSLRLLETMGLCGVKTLVFSSSATVYGAPQRLPLTEDHPLSTTNPYGQTKLTVEHILRDVQHSDASWRIGILRYFNPVGAHASGLIGEDPQGTPNNLMPFVAQVAVGRRPHLNVFGNDYPTSDGTGVRDYIHVVDLAIGHLKALETLERAKHQTECLTVNLGTGTGYSVLEIVRAFEQTCGKPVMYKIAPRRPGDVAACYADPSKAIALLGWQAKRSLADMCADTWKWQSLNPHGYNPPR
- the cysW gene encoding sulfate ABC transporter permease subunit CysW, producing the protein MSSLSNTADKSLQWKDSITTESSSVRRLLIGAATLHLTLFLLIPLTAIFAEALKHGLAGYFDSFANDDALAAIRLTLLVAGIAVPLNAVFGVAAAWAIAKFDFVGKQILISLIDMPLAVSPVISGLIYVLLFGAQGWLGPWLAEHEIKIIFALPGIVLATIFVTVPFVARELIPLMQAQGREEEEAALTLGAPGWQMFTRVTLPNIKWSLLYGLILCNARAMGEFGAVSVVSGHIRGLTNTMPLHIEILYNEYNAVAAFSVASLLTLLALVTLIAKTVIERKTVSHNQRKSGLS
- the cysT gene encoding sulfate ABC transporter permease subunit CysT gives rise to the protein MNLILKQPSVLPGFGLTLGFSIFYLSVIVLIPLSGLFVKTSALSWGQFWETITTARAIASYQLTFGASLVGALINGLFGSIIAWVLVRYRFPGRALIDALVDLPFALPTAVAGITLAAIYASNGWLGRYLDLFGIKVAFTPLGVLVALTFIGLPFVVRTVQPVLQDLDKEVEEAATTLGANRWQTFRAVIVPELWPALLTGMAMAFARAVGEYGSVIFIAGNMPMKSEITPLLIMTKLEQYDYTGATALGVVMLVVSFVLALAINLLQWWSSARYMNQ
- a CDS encoding metal-dependent hydrolase is translated as MASAFSHAFVALTLGKITSHRAITWPVLLTGAVCSMVPDLDVIGFAFGIQYGDLWGHRGMTHSFFFAGLLSAALVAGFYRNRARAAQLRIFVYLFLCTASHGVLDALTNGGLGVAFFSPFDTSRYFFPVRPVAVSPIGIENFFNGSAVQILASEVIWIWLPTISVFLIFQGIQRLRIDRS
- the trmL gene encoding tRNA (uridine(34)/cytosine(34)/5-carboxymethylaminomethyluridine(34)-2'-O)-methyltransferase TrmL, which gives rise to MFDIILYQPEIPPNTGNIIRLCANTGARLHLVKPLGFSLEDKQLLRAGLDYHEFATLSVYENWGECAEQFNNRRVFAVSTRNTQRYDRIIYASDDAFLFGPETRGLPMDLLESFEQERRIRLPMRPESRSLNLSNAVAVVVYEAWRQIGFENGQ
- a CDS encoding TOBE-like domain-containing protein, whose product is MSIQVDHVTKKFGTFTVLNDVNLHVQSGELIALLGPSGCGKTTLLRILAGLERPDQGRIVLHGREVTDHRITERQVGFVFQHYALFRHMTVADNVAFGLTVRPRAQRPSAARIQEKVRELLTLVQLQAMADRYPSQLSGGQRQRVALARALAVEPKLLLLDEPFGALDAKVRKELQRWLRRLHDELHITGIFVTHDQEEALEVADRVVVMHQGNVEQIGTPDEVYEKPANPFVYRFLGDVNMFHGRIFEEQTVPEGSEGTSVELTSTVAEHEVTFVRPHDLELNRSRTNDDQFEATVRYVLTAGSRVRVELKVQDSEETIEVELTKERYRELDLREGEIVFVHPRHRQVFKVPQT